The region AGAAAAGGCTAAATTTATGAAGTATTGTCCAGCGCCTGCTCGCTCAAGCAATGAGCCAAAAAGAACAAAAAGATAGATAAAGCTAACACTAACGCCAATAGGCACGCCAAAGACGCCCTCAGTCGTCAAAAACATGTGCCCTGCGATCTTTTCAAAGCTAGCGCCTTGATGAGCGATGATGTCTGGCATATAAGGACCAAAGTGATCATATATCAAAAATAATATACAAATGATAGGAAGTGCTGGTCCCATGACACGCCTGCCAGCCTCAAGCAAGACGATGATCGCCAAAAACGATATGACGATATCTTGAGTGATATAATCCCCTGTCCTATCAGCTAGCTCATAAAAATAAACCGCTGGATAAAGCACGGCAACAACGCCTACCACGCAAAAAACTAGGTCGTAAAGTGGCAAACTTGAGTGAGCCTTTTTATGAAAAGTGACTGGATAGAGCAAAAATACAAGCCCAACCGCAAAAGCTAGGTGAATAGAGCGTGAAATATTAGTATTTAGTGGGAAATACGCTATATAAAGCTGAAAAACCGACCAAGAGAAACACGCAAATGCGATAAAATAGTTGTAAAAATTGCTATTTATCTCTCTTGTCTTTACTTCGACAAATTGTTCTTCGTTGTCATTAACTTCGTTCATCTTTCTCCTTTAAAATTTAAATATATAAATTTAGAAGAAATTTGCATATTTAAATTTTATCCAGAGGCAAAAGCCCCTGGAGATGGATTATTTTAAGATACCAGCCTCTTTAAACGCAGCCTCTGCAGCTGGGTGAAGTGGAGCTGAAAGACCTTGAACAAGATCCTCTTTTTTAACTGATTTTAGTGCTGGGTGAAGAGTTTTATACTCATCAAAGTTATCTAAGATAGCTTTTATCACAGCTTTTACAGCCTCATCTTTTGTATCTTTGCTAGTTACTAAAACAGCTTTTACACCGATAGTATTTACATCGTGATCGACGCCGTCATAAGAGCCTTTTGGGATCACGCCTTTTGCAAAGTATGGTTTTTCTTTAAGAAGATTATCAATCTCGCTACCTTCGATGTTTAAGATATCGATCGGTAAAGATGTCGCTGCATCAGTGATGTTTGCAGTTGGGTGACCAACGACAAAACTATATCCATCTATCTTTTTATCTTTTAGTGCGTGTGGGCATTCGCCAACTGTTAAAACACCACGGTATCCTAGTTTTGAAACGTCAAAGCCCTTTGCTTTAAAGACCTCAAGTGTGCTCACTTCGTTACCGCTGCCTGGGTTGCCGACGTTGTATTTTTTACCTGCAAATGAAGAGAGATCGCTTGTTAGACCGCTATCTTTTGCTACTACAAATGCAAGAAGCTCTGGATAGATCGCAACTACTGAGCGTAAATTTTCATCTTTTGCTCCGTCAAATTTGCCAGTGCCGTTATACTTATCATAGACGACGTCACTTTGAACAAAGCCAAATGTAAGCTCTTTTTTAAGGACGTTATTTACGTTATAAACTGAGCCGCCAGTTGATTGAACAGAGCATTTTACGTCTGTATTTTTATTTGCTAAGCGGCAGATCGCTCCACCTATCGGATAGTATGTACCTGTCATGCCACCAGTGCCGATACTGATAAATTCTTTTGCTGAAAGTGTTGTTGCCAAAAGCAATCCAGCAAGTGCCAAAGAAGTAGTTTTCATCTAAAATCCTTTCAAAAAATTTAAGGCTATTTTATTCTATAAATTTAGCTTTGTATCTTTTTGATATGATATTTTTATGCCATTTTGGTAAAGTTGCAACTATTCTACACAATCAAGGCTTAAAAAAATATTTTCTTAAGAATAAATTTATATTTCTTTTACGAGCATTCTAAATTTTAAGAGCTAGAAATTCTAGCTCTTAAAATTAGTCGATAAACCTCTTTGTGATATTTGCGTAGGCATCGATCCTGCGGTCTCTTAAAAATGGCCAAATTCTGCGAACTTGTTCGCTTCTTTTCATATCTATCTCAACGATCTTACAAAGCTCATCTGTGCTATTTGCGCGGAAAAGCTGCTCGCCTTGTGGCCCGAAAACAAAGCTATTTCCCCAAAACTTAATCCCATCCATCACGCCGCTATCATCTTTTTCAAAGCCCACACGATTTACTGCAACAACTGGCAGGCCATTTGCCACGCTGTGACCTCTTTGCACCGCCACCCACGCTTCAAGCTGTCTTGACTTTTCATCGTCACTATCGCCCTCAAACCAGCCAATAGCCGTTGGATAGATGAGAATTTTCGCCCCTTTTAGCGCC is a window of Campylobacter concisus DNA encoding:
- a CDS encoding TAXI family TRAP transporter solute-binding subunit; the encoded protein is MKTTSLALAGLLLATTLSAKEFISIGTGGMTGTYYPIGGAICRLANKNTDVKCSVQSTGGSVYNVNNVLKKELTFGFVQSDVVYDKYNGTGKFDGAKDENLRSVVAIYPELLAFVVAKDSGLTSDLSSFAGKKYNVGNPGSGNEVSTLEVFKAKGFDVSKLGYRGVLTVGECPHALKDKKIDGYSFVVGHPTANITDAATSLPIDILNIEGSEIDNLLKEKPYFAKGVIPKGSYDGVDHDVNTIGVKAVLVTSKDTKDEAVKAVIKAILDNFDEYKTLHPALKSVKKEDLVQGLSAPLHPAAEAAFKEAGILK